The Methanosphaera sp. BMS genome contains a region encoding:
- a CDS encoding methanogenesis marker 12 protein: MNYYMGMDHGTTAVSFNIIDENKKQVAYFKLNRDKLSNNEVNFKDTLSRYVDYKDIGLLAITYAMGDNISKITPIEKVKDRGIKSIEGAGKVTGGGSNVYAEIEELKIPSVVIPGMHRDSDFLDKRFRALYSHCASSEKVSLSYYAYMKYNFKNMIIADISSNSVCILVEDGAIKGAMDACIGACGFIHGPLDLEMIRNIDSGNKTANECFSHAGISKIAHVDDKVTNVKDMIIKNAVNEDEDALLAIDSLVTSVVMEIYGLYGISEKELDAIVLTGSGGTMTKPIDISGKISKKIEKIAPVYVMTEKSGAIGSSLIAYDIAVNNKKKILGIEVVD; the protein is encoded by the coding sequence ATGAACTACTATATGGGTATGGATCATGGGACAACTGCCGTCAGTTTCAACATCATAGATGAAAATAAAAAACAGGTTGCTTATTTTAAGCTTAATAGAGATAAACTATCAAATAATGAAGTTAACTTTAAAGATACGCTAAGTAGATATGTTGACTATAAAGACATCGGGTTACTTGCCATAACTTATGCTATGGGAGATAACATTAGTAAAATCACCCCGATAGAAAAAGTAAAGGATAGGGGCATTAAGTCAATCGAAGGAGCCGGAAAGGTAACCGGTGGTGGAAGTAACGTATATGCGGAAATTGAAGAGTTAAAAATCCCATCGGTAGTTATACCCGGGATGCATAGAGATAGTGACTTTTTAGATAAGCGATTCAGGGCATTATACTCCCACTGTGCCAGTAGCGAGAAGGTTAGCCTATCATACTATGCATACATGAAATATAACTTCAAAAACATGATAATAGCGGATATCAGCAGCAACAGCGTGTGTATATTAGTGGAAGATGGAGCAATCAAAGGAGCTATGGATGCTTGTATCGGTGCCTGTGGATTTATCCATGGACCCTTGGATTTGGAGATGATAAGAAATATCGATAGCGGTAATAAAACTGCTAACGAATGCTTTTCACATGCCGGAATATCTAAGATAGCACATGTAGATGACAAAGTCACCAATGTCAAAGACATGATTATCAAAAATGCAGTGAATGAGGATGAAGATGCCCTGCTTGCAATTGATTCATTGGTAACAAGCGTAGTTATGGAAATATATGGACTATATGGAATAAGTGAAAAGGAACTTGATGCTATTGTACTTACCGGTTCCGGTGGAACAATGACAAAGCCTATTGATATCAGCGGTAAAATAAGTAAAAAGATAGAAAAGATAGCACCGGTATATGTGATGACAGAAAAAAGTGGTGCTATAGGAAGCAGTCTAATAGCCTACGACATAGCAGTCAACAATAAGAAAAAGATATTGGGAATAGAAGTTGTTGATTAA
- the ilvN gene encoding acetolactate synthase small subunit has translation MTKQNKHTISILVENKTGVLQRIAGLFTRRDFNIDNITVGKTAEEHISRMTITTYGDGKTLEQIIKQLNKLIEVIKVREMKPDQTIRRQLALVKIHAPTEQDKSEIIQYTNIFRGKVADVTPKTITVEITGKPDKINALIDLLRPYGIKEMTKTGITAITRGQKTL, from the coding sequence ATGACAAAACAGAACAAACATACAATCAGCATACTCGTTGAAAACAAGACGGGAGTACTGCAGAGAATAGCAGGACTCTTTACAAGACGAGACTTCAACATAGACAACATTACAGTGGGAAAAACGGCTGAGGAACACATTTCCCGAATGACAATCACGACATACGGCGATGGCAAGACGCTCGAACAGATTATAAAGCAACTAAACAAGCTAATAGAAGTAATCAAGGTACGTGAAATGAAACCGGACCAGACAATAAGAAGACAGCTGGCACTGGTTAAAATACACGCACCGACAGAACAGGACAAATCAGAAATCATACAATACACAAACATCTTCAGAGGAAAAGTAGCTGACGTCACCCCAAAAACCATCACGGTAGAAATAACGGGAAAACCGGATAAGATAAACGCACTCATAGACCTTTTAAGACCATACGGAATAAAGGAGATGACAAAAACAGGAATAACTGCAATTACCAGAGGACAAAAAACATTATAA
- the surE gene encoding 5'/3'-nucleotidase SurE, producing MKILITNDDGVTSNGVLAAKDAVKDLGETTVVAPLTQQSGVGHAITLMKALRAMPMTLDDGTDAYAVTGTPTDCVILGSKGLMDDEPDLVISGINIGENLSRSITTSGTLGATFEAAHFGIPAIAVSLQVKHEELKFKDGVNKIDYSHCISILNTLVKKVIEHGMPEGVNILNLNIPAHPDSDEIIQSSFADRMYTTDVEKRIDPYGHPYYWIIGDLISDDQRGSDVHTLRVLNQPSITAISTDMGVDVDLSKWLED from the coding sequence ATGAAGATTTTAATAACAAATGATGATGGGGTAACTTCCAATGGTGTCTTAGCAGCAAAAGATGCAGTAAAGGACTTGGGTGAAACTACTGTAGTTGCACCGTTAACTCAGCAAAGTGGAGTAGGTCATGCAATAACTTTAATGAAAGCATTGCGTGCAATGCCAATGACTTTGGATGATGGTACGGATGCCTATGCCGTTACAGGCACACCAACAGATTGTGTAATATTGGGCAGTAAGGGATTGATGGATGATGAACCTGATTTGGTTATATCAGGTATTAATATTGGTGAAAACCTGTCAAGATCCATTACCACAAGCGGTACATTAGGTGCAACCTTTGAAGCTGCACACTTTGGTATACCTGCCATAGCAGTTAGCCTACAGGTCAAGCATGAGGAACTTAAATTCAAAGACGGGGTTAACAAGATTGATTATTCCCATTGTATAAGTATTCTCAATACGCTTGTAAAAAAAGTGATAGAGCATGGAATGCCCGAGGGGGTTAATATTCTTAACTTGAATATTCCGGCTCACCCTGACAGTGATGAGATAATACAATCATCCTTTGCAGATAGGATGTATACGACTGATGTAGAAAAGAGAATAGACCCGTATGGTCATCCATATTACTGGATTATAGGGGATTTAATCAGTGATGACCAGAGGGGTAGTGATGTACACACATTACGTGTATTGAACCAACCGTCAATTACAGCCATATCAACGGATATGGGTGTTGATGTTGATTTGTCAAAGTGGCTGGAAGATTAA
- a CDS encoding right-handed parallel beta-helix repeat-containing protein encodes MSVGYAVDDSQTQVNIEEQSAQEEYVDEAIDSSSDDIASENTVTTFEDSPKNIKSDEESVPVEYVNITQNNYKNYFTVMGKQMFIGKGIINSNNSLVLNLQYFPDNVNYFGLDENSEKFLNRSLTITSDRNLALTNMEVLLSSNFKTLTLENFNVTYNNEYTGTDYFTISDNVQHCVLRNVSIDMDKDNVAYGYLIGIVGRTTIENSFIRGRFVETIIDWETGPKTPDAYGIHINANDCILRNNTIEIISSGHSSGTHYSLFGIYLMKSNTTLTNNTIIMHNATGYAYGIVVRSSNNTISHNNISISSQTYSAGVNLEMVRFQNNMVNNNHVNVTASYGSAPWGNAGVAYGLEMLDFSYGGGAYSSSGNHPYNNSFVNNTIVGSAGQIYGIEIYGTSDTNLSGNTINITGRTPMGIGAIGSNITIADNHIINNGTHNRSEGTADYLEAINTGLYTLFTSEVIVMMNNTITSINGRGILIKSSNNANILNNTINVVGHDYAVEVTNSSNLNGINNKIENNTLITTKHTGSRAVLAPKNNTVQNNIPVEIIGYTFEIDITDFGLGLNQTVSSTLYYNDEVASNVNKGKVSFKVNGKTLKDSKGKVIYANVVNGTASIENYTITESWNIPNATIQAIYSGSSDCDKITSQKVSINIFSNNPSIASSSVRTSVGSTVTLTATIHAPVPVNSGKVVFKINGKTVKDSNGKVIYAKVINNQVSVEYTLPANMKAGTYNITAVLISSKYGRLENVKTLIVES; translated from the coding sequence GTGTCTGTCGGTTATGCAGTTGACGATTCACAGACCCAGGTAAATATCGAAGAACAGTCAGCACAAGAAGAATATGTGGATGAGGCCATTGATTCAAGTAGTGATGATATAGCTTCGGAAAATACAGTTACAACATTTGAAGATTCTCCAAAAAATATTAAGTCTGATGAGGAGAGTGTTCCTGTTGAATATGTGAACATTACCCAAAATAACTATAAAAATTATTTTACTGTTATGGGTAAACAAATGTTTATTGGAAAAGGAATAATTAATTCAAATAATAGTTTGGTATTGAATCTGCAATATTTCCCTGATAATGTAAATTATTTTGGATTAGATGAAAATAGTGAAAAGTTTCTAAACAGATCACTAACAATTACTTCTGATAGAAATTTAGCATTAACTAATATGGAAGTGCTTTTATCCAGTAATTTTAAAACGTTGACATTGGAAAACTTTAATGTTACCTATAATAACGAATACACGGGTACTGATTATTTCACAATCTCCGATAATGTTCAACATTGCGTTTTACGTAATGTTTCCATAGATATGGATAAGGACAATGTTGCTTATGGTTATCTTATTGGAATTGTTGGTCGTACAACAATTGAAAATTCATTTATCAGGGGCAGATTTGTGGAAACAATTATTGACTGGGAAACCGGTCCTAAAACACCCGACGCTTATGGTATTCATATTAATGCCAATGACTGTATTTTAAGAAACAATACTATTGAAATAATTTCAAGTGGACATAGTAGTGGAACACATTACTCCTTGTTTGGAATCTATCTTATGAAGTCAAATACTACTTTGACAAACAACACTATTATCATGCATAATGCCACAGGTTATGCTTATGGTATAGTGGTAAGAAGCAGTAATAATACCATATCCCATAATAATATAAGCATATCTTCACAGACCTATTCAGCTGGTGTTAATTTGGAAATGGTGCGTTTCCAAAACAATATGGTAAACAATAACCATGTTAATGTAACAGCCAGTTATGGTTCTGCTCCATGGGGAAATGCAGGAGTGGCATATGGACTGGAGATGTTGGACTTTAGTTATGGTGGTGGTGCATATTCTTCATCAGGTAATCATCCTTATAACAATTCCTTTGTGAATAATACGATAGTAGGTTCTGCCGGACAGATATATGGTATAGAGATTTATGGTACTAGTGATACAAATCTTAGTGGTAACACTATCAATATCACGGGTCGTACACCTATGGGTATAGGTGCAATAGGATCAAATATTACTATTGCAGATAACCATATAATAAACAATGGTACACATAACAGATCAGAAGGAACAGCAGATTACCTGGAAGCAATAAATACTGGATTATATACATTATTTACTTCAGAAGTTATTGTGATGATGAATAATACAATAACATCCATAAATGGTCGTGGAATACTTATAAAATCCTCAAATAATGCTAATATATTGAATAATACGATAAATGTCGTAGGTCATGATTATGCAGTTGAAGTAACTAACTCCTCTAATCTGAATGGTATAAACAATAAGATTGAAAACAATACGTTAATTACTACTAAACATACTGGAAGTAGGGCGGTTTTAGCCCCTAAAAATAATACAGTACAGAATAATATACCAGTAGAAATAATTGGCTACACGTTTGAAATAGATATAACTGATTTTGGTCTTGGATTAAATCAAACGGTATCATCCACATTATATTATAATGATGAAGTGGCAAGCAATGTTAACAAAGGTAAAGTATCATTTAAAGTTAATGGTAAAACACTAAAAGATTCAAAGGGTAAGGTAATCTATGCTAATGTAGTAAACGGAACTGCAAGTATTGAAAATTACACAATAACGGAATCATGGAATATTCCTAATGCAACTATTCAAGCAATTTATTCTGGTTCATCAGATTGTGATAAAATAACCAGTCAAAAGGTAAGCATTAACATTTTTTCAAATAATCCAAGTATTGCTAGTTCTAGTGTTCGGACAAGCGTTGGAAGTACAGTTACGTTAACTGCCACTATTCATGCACCAGTACCGGTTAATAGTGGTAAGGTGGTATTTAAAATCAACGGTAAAACAGTCAAGGACTCTAACGGTAAGGTTATCTATGCTAAGGTAATAAACAATCAGGTAAGTGTTGAGTATACATTGCCTGCTAATATGAAAGCCGGCACATATAACATTACGGCCGTATTGATATCAAGTAAATATGGTAGGTTGGAGAATGTTAAAACTTTGATAGTCGAATCATAA
- a CDS encoding restriction endonuclease, whose product MEKERLVKFVATIMEENGFEVITNYAVADHVIDIYGTLQTNSGEVGVVVACKNYEEPWTIGIDVLKEMEVAARLVKASKIIIFTTSRYNHGAAVYAQRRNIKLVDRKGLLKIAQNYSKKRNIVTEEDAYEEEIYEEEDPICIETDNAKPALLYPQTNRTTNNTHRIFPTGFHRNNNNRTTNYRTNTLSNTHRTLDAGSIRNPVKFNVDLENLFEFFKNHSTIFLLLLIILCTLITYALNVITVGPYTGVGKILSCVILCYGGVALINKNLSDILFKGSVLFFISIIISIFTAKL is encoded by the coding sequence TTGGAAAAAGAACGATTAGTTAAATTTGTAGCCACAATCATGGAAGAAAATGGTTTTGAAGTAATAACAAATTATGCAGTAGCCGATCACGTCATAGATATCTACGGAACTCTTCAAACCAATTCGGGAGAAGTTGGTGTTGTGGTAGCATGTAAAAACTATGAAGAACCATGGACCATTGGTATTGATGTTCTTAAAGAAATGGAAGTTGCAGCCAGATTAGTTAAAGCATCAAAGATCATAATATTCACGACCAGTAGATATAACCATGGAGCAGCCGTATATGCCCAAAGAAGAAACATAAAGCTAGTTGATAGGAAAGGTTTATTAAAGATTGCTCAAAACTACTCTAAAAAACGAAACATCGTAACCGAAGAAGATGCTTATGAAGAAGAGATTTATGAAGAAGAAGATCCAATATGCATCGAAACTGATAATGCAAAACCTGCACTCTTATATCCACAGACCAATAGAACTACAAATAATACACATAGAATATTCCCGACCGGATTTCATAGAAATAACAACAATAGAACCACAAATTACAGAACCAATACACTTTCAAATACTCATAGAACGTTAGATGCTGGAAGTATCAGAAACCCCGTTAAGTTTAATGTTGATTTAGAGAATCTTTTCGAATTCTTTAAAAATCATAGTACAATATTCCTATTATTGTTAATAATATTATGTACTCTCATAACGTATGCATTAAATGTTATAACCGTTGGTCCATATACGGGTGTTGGTAAAATATTATCATGTGTAATCTTATGTTATGGTGGTGTTGCATTAATAAATAAGAATTTATCAGATATTCTATTCAAAGGAAGTGTATTATTCTTTATCTCAATAATTATTTCCATATTTACCGCAAAATTATAA
- the ilvC gene encoding ketol-acid reductoisomerase yields the protein MKIYYDDDVNTNVLEGKTIAVIGYGSQGRGQSLNMHDSGLNVVMGLREGGSSWKKAEADGLTVKTIEEAAKEADIIHILIPDELQKDVYENQIKDNLEAGNTLSFSHGYNIHFQRIRVPKDVNVTMIAPKGPGSKVRQTYEEGFGIPGLIAVEQDATGEAFDIAIEMAKATGLTRAGVIETTYREETETDLFGEQAVLCGGLTALIKAGFETLVEAGYQPEMAYFETCHEMKLIIDLIYEKGFKNMWQDVSNTAEFGGLTRRDRIITDEAKANMKEILREIQDGSFATEFAVEGASAYPKLYAQRRLEGELLIEEVGKRLRTACGLEKEE from the coding sequence ATGAAAATTTATTATGACGATGACGTCAATACAAACGTATTAGAAGGAAAAACAATAGCCGTAATAGGTTACGGTAGTCAAGGTAGAGGACAATCATTAAACATGCATGACAGCGGATTAAATGTTGTAATGGGATTACGTGAAGGTGGAAGTTCATGGAAAAAAGCTGAAGCTGACGGACTTACAGTAAAAACAATCGAAGAAGCAGCAAAAGAAGCAGACATCATCCACATCTTAATTCCTGATGAATTACAAAAGGACGTATATGAAAACCAGATAAAAGACAACCTTGAAGCAGGAAACACCCTATCATTCTCACACGGATACAACATACACTTCCAACGTATAAGAGTACCTAAAGATGTAAACGTTACAATGATTGCTCCTAAAGGTCCAGGATCCAAAGTAAGACAAACATATGAGGAAGGATTTGGAATACCAGGTCTAATAGCAGTAGAACAGGACGCTACAGGTGAAGCATTTGATATTGCAATCGAAATGGCTAAAGCAACAGGCCTAACAAGAGCAGGTGTAATCGAGACAACCTACCGTGAAGAAACCGAAACAGACTTATTCGGAGAACAGGCAGTACTATGTGGTGGACTTACCGCTCTTATCAAAGCAGGATTTGAAACACTCGTAGAAGCAGGTTACCAGCCGGAAATGGCTTACTTCGAAACATGCCATGAAATGAAACTCATCATCGACTTAATCTATGAAAAAGGATTCAAAAACATGTGGCAAGATGTAAGTAACACCGCAGAGTTTGGTGGACTAACCAGAAGAGACAGAATCATAACAGATGAAGCAAAAGCAAACATGAAAGAAATCTTAAGAGAAATCCAAGACGGTTCATTTGCAACAGAATTTGCAGTAGAAGGAGCAAGTGCATATCCTAAACTCTACGCACAAAGAAGACTTGAAGGAGAACTCTTAATCGAAGAAGTTGGTAAAAGATTAAGAACCGCATGTGGATTAGAAAAAGAAGAATAA